A stretch of Rhinoderma darwinii isolate aRhiDar2 chromosome 4, aRhiDar2.hap1, whole genome shotgun sequence DNA encodes these proteins:
- the LOC142760594 gene encoding uncharacterized protein LOC142760594 — MIYENECDIDQDCKGKSKCCYSGCRKRCLLPLEDKMNPCPYFDNSICIYVRPSPSNCHTDNQCPGSDRCCCSNCQRQCTPTVKVKPGQCPALKKKCPKILPEAECKTDSDCSDNKKCCDQCGQKCVSPEKEHAGVCPTSLENLSCINLEKTLCNRDSDCPLKQKCCLSGDTLQCLDVKNEKPGTCPITRTRCKSPPPKPLCNSDEECPGDKKCCTPLCRKECTDLKDWISV; from the exons ATGATTTATGAAAATGAATGTGACATAGACCAAGACTGCAAGGGGAAGAGCAAATGCTGTTATTCTGGCTGTAGGAAGCGCTGCCTGCTTCCCCTAGAAG ATAAGATGAATCCCTGCCCATACTTCGACAACTCAATCTGTATTTATGTGCGACCCTCCCCCTCAAACTGCCACACAGATAATCAGTGCCCAGGAAGTGACCGTTGCTGCTGTTCTAACTGTCAACGCCAGTGCACTCCAACAGTGAAAG TGAAGCCCGGACAATGCCCAGCACTAAAGAAAAAGTGCCCTAAGATTTTGCCAGAAGCAGAGTGCAAGACGGACAGTGACTGCTCCGACAATAAGAAGTGCTGCGACCAGTGTGGACAGAAATGTGTGTCCCCCGAAAAAG AACACGCTGGGGTGTGTCCCACCAGTCTGGAGAACTTGTCCTGCATCAACCTAGAAAAGACCCTGTGCAACCGAGACTCTGACTGCCCGCTGAAGCAGAAATGCTGCCTGTCCGGTGACACCCTGCAGTGTCTGGATGTTAAGAATG AAAAACCTGGAACCTGCCCCATCACAAGGACCCGGTGCAAGTCTCCCCCACCCAAACCTCTTTGTAACTCTGATGAAGAATGTCCTGGAGACAAGAAGTGCTGCACCCCACTGTGCCGCAAGGAGTGCACGGACTTAAAGGACT GGATCTCGGTGTAG